The genomic interval TGCCCGCCCCGGAACCGGCCCCGGCGCTGCTGCAGCCGCCACCGGCCACGGGTTCGTCTGAGCAGATCTCCCGCGGCCAGTCCCACTACGAACGGCATTGCGCCCGCTGTCATGGCGTCGGGCTCATCAGCAGCCGGCTGCTGCCCGATCTGCGCGATCTCGCAGCGGAGAAACACCAGATCTTCCGGGAAATCGTGCTCGACGGCGTATTCAGCAGCGCCGGCATGGTTGGCTTCAGCGATGTACTGAATGAAGCGCAGGTCGAAGACATCCAGGCCTATGTCCTCGATGCCGCCAAGGACCGGTGGGAAAATTCCCTGCAGCCCGCCTGGTGGCAGGCTGCGAAGGCAGGATTCATGGACAGGCTCGCGGGTGTGCTCGCCTGGTTTTTCTGATGCTGCAGGCCGGACTCTTTCAGCGCGAAGCCGCAAGAGCCTGGTCCAGATCCTCGAGAATGTCGTCTATTGCTTCGATACCCACCGACAGGCGAATGGCCTCCGGGGTGACGCCGACGGCTTTCTGTTCCTGCTCGGTCAACTGCCGATGGGTCGTGGATGCGGGATGGCAGGCCAGCGACTTGGCATCACCGATGTTCACCAGCCGCTTGAACAGTTTCAGCGCATCATAGAATTTCACCCCGGCTGCAAAGCCACCCTTCACACCGAATGTCATGATGCTCGACGCCCGGCCCTGCATGTAGCGCCGGGCCAGTTCGTGACAGGCATCGCCCGGTAATCCGGCAAATCTCACCCAGTCGACTGCAGCATGATTCTGCAGATGTTCTGCCACCGCCTGGGCGTTTTCGCAATGCCGCTCCATGCGCAGCGGCAGGGTCTCGATGCCCTGCAGCAGCTGGAAAGCATTAAACGGCGACAGCGCCGCACCCGTATTGCGCAGCGGTACGGTCCGCGCCCGGGCGATGTACGCGGCCGGACCCATGGCCTGGGTGTAAACCACCCCGTGATAAGAAGGCTCAGGGTTATTGATCGCCGTGTAGCGCTGCGTGTGCTCGGTCCAGGGAAACTTCCCGGAATCGACGATGATCCCACCCAGCGTGGTGCCATGACCGCCCATGTATTTGGTCAGCGAATGCACCACGATGTCGACTCCGTGGTCCACCGGCTTCAGCAGCACCGGGGTGGCCACGGTGTTGTCCGCAATCGTTACCACACCGTGGCTGCGCGCCATGGCGGCAACCGCAGCGATATCGACAATGTTTCCCGCCGGATTGCCGATGGTCTCGAAGAAGATCGCCCTGGTGCGATCATCGATCAGTTTCTCGAGCGCCTGTACCGAATCGTTCTCCGCAAAACGTACCTCGATACCCTGCCTCGGTAACATGTGCGCGAACAGCGTGTAGGTACCACCGTAGAGCTGCGGCACGGTGACGATATTGTCACCGGTCTCGGCAAGATTGAGGATCGCATAGTTGATTGCCGCGCTGCCTGCAGAGACCGCCAGAGCGCCGATGCCTTTTTCCAGCGCAGCCACGCGCTGCTCGAGCACATCGCAGGTCGGGTTCATGATCCGTGAGTAGATGTTTCCAGGGACCGCCAGATTGAACAGGTCCGCGCCGTGCTGGGCATTGTCGAACTCGTATGCGACTGTCTGGTAAATGGGTGTGGCGACCGCGTGGGTGGTTGGTTCGGTCTGATAACCGGCGTGCACGGCCAGGGTTTCGTCTTTCACGGCAGATCCTCGTAAGCGTGGGAACCGGGGATTGTGCCGGACCTGCGTGGCGGGGGCGAGTGATTCGCTGCCGAACACTGCAACAAACCCCTTGCGGCGCCCTGCCCGCGGTAATGAATCAGCAATGGCACTGATCGCCAAACAGGCTGCTAGGGAACCTCTGCACAAGTGCGTGCGGATGATTGATAATTCTCGCCAGGTTGTCGAGGTATTGGGAACTGATGAAGCAGACGACATTTGCATCGGCGGCGTGGGATCGCAAAGGCAAGTTGACGCGCCGCGAGCGGTTTCTCAGGGAGATGGACGCGGTGATCCCCTGGGCGCGGTTGATGAGCTTGATCGAGCCTCACTATCCGAAGGCGGGTGCTGGTCGGCATCCCCATCCACTGGAACGGATGCTGCGTGTCTACTTCATGCAGAACTGGTTCAACCTGTCGGACCCGCAAGCTGAGGACTCGCTGTACGACAGCGAGTCGATGCGGCGCTTCGCCGGGATCGAGCTCGCGGAAGATAAGATTCCGGACGAGTCGACGATCCTGCGGTTCCGGCATCTGCTGGAAGCCCATGATCTGACCGAGGCAATCTTCAACGAGGTGCGCAGCTTGCTCGAGGAACGGCATTTGCTGGTGAAGAGCGGGACCATCGTGGATGCCACGGTCATTGCCGCGCCGCCGTCGACGAAGAACGCCCAGAAGGCGCGCGATCCGGAGATGCGACAGGGCCGTAAGGGTAAGGACTGGCACTTCGGGATGAAGGCCCATGTCGGCACGGACCGGCGCGGCATCGTCCACAGTCTGACCACGACCCATGCGGGTGCTGCGGACATCACCCAGCTTCCGGATCTGTTGCATGGACAAGAGCGTGAGATCTTTGGCGACCAAGCCTACTGGAAGGAGGCGGATCGGCAGGCGGCCCTTGAGCGGGGTATCCGCTACCGGGTCAACCGTCGCGGCACCAAGCAGCGCCCGTTGACCGAGCACCAACGCTACCTCAACCGATGCCGTTCGAAGGCGCGAGCCCGAGGCGAGCACGCGTTCCATGTCGTCAAACGGCTGTGGGGCTTCAGCAAGGTTCGTTATCGCGGTTTGGCGAAGAACACGGTCCGGCTCTACACCGCGTTTGCGCTGGCCAACTTGTACATGCTCAGACGCAGGTTGTTGCCACGGGAGTGGTGTCTCTCGTGAACGGGATGATGGCCCGGAAGAGGCCGAAAACGGCCTCCAACAGAGCTTAACTGCGCGTTTTCCGCCTGAATTGCTGATGCTTCGAGCTAAATTCATCATTCCGGACCTCTACACACCTGCCTGTGCAGAGGTTCCCTAGAGTATCCGCTGTCCGCGAATCACCAGAAGGAAGTTGCCATGTCCATCCGGAACCTCGATGCGCTCTACAGACCCAGGTCGGTTGCGCTCATCGGCGCCAGCAGACGCCCCGGGTCCATCGGTTCCGTGGTCGCGCGCAATCTGCTGCACTCGGGATTCGATGGCCCGATTCTTCCGATACATCCGCGGCATCAGGCGATCGAAGGTGTGCTTGCCTATCCGGATGTCGCCAGCCTGCCGGTCACACCGGATCTTGCCGTCATCGCAACCCCCGCGGCGACCGTGCCCGGGCTGGTCGCCCAGCTCGGTGAGCGCGGTACCCGGGCGGTGGTGGTGATCAGTGCCGGATTCGGCACGCAACAGACTCTTGACGGAAAGAGTCTCAAGCAGGCCCTGCTGGATGCATCGAGACCCCATCTGCTGCGCATCGTCGGTCCCAACACCCTGGGGATTCTCTCGCCCAACCACGCGCTGAACGCGAGCTTCGCGCACCTGTCTCCGGATCCGGGTCATCTTGCCTTCGTGACTCAATCCGGCGCCATTGTTACCTCAGTCATCGACTGGGCGAAGTCCCGGGGCATCGGTTTCTCCCACCTGGTCTCCCTGGGAGATATGGCGGACGTCGATTTCGGTGACATGCTCGACTATCTGGCAGCCGATCCGAAGACCAGTGCCATCATGCTCTACATCGAAGGCATCAGGCATACGCGGAAGTTCATGTCCGCCGCCCGGGCCGCATCACGGGTGAAGCCCGTCATCGTCGTCAAGGCCGGACGTCACCCCGAAGGGGCCAGAGCAGCAGCCTCCCATACCGGTGCGCTGGCTGGTGCCGACGCCGTGTACGATGCCGCCTTCCGCAGGGCCGGCATGCTGCGCGTCACCAGTCTCGAACAGCTGTTCACCGCAACAGAGACCCTCGCCGATGTGAAACGACCGCGCGGTGACCGGCTCGCCATCATCACCAATGGCGGCGGCATGGGTGTGCTGGCAACCGATGAGCTGCTGCTCCAGGGCGGTCGCCTGGCAACGCTGTCAGATGCGGCTGTGACAGCGCTCAACGGGGTGCTGCCCGTCATCTGGTCGAAGCGCAATCCCGTCGACATCATCGGCGATGCCCCTCCCGAGCGGCTCGCCGAAGCAGTTCGCGTTCTCCTCGAACATGCGGCCGATTTCGACGCCCTGCTGATTCTCAACTGTCCCACGGCAGTTGCCTCGGCCAGAGACTGCGCCGAAGCGGTGGTGACAGCGACACAGGGTGCCCGGGCCGGCATTCCGCTACTGACCGCCTGGGTTGGCGAGGAAACCGCCCGCCACGGGCGCAGCGTGCTGAACGATGCCGGTATCGCCACCTACGACACACCGGGACACGCAGTCAGCGCTTTCATGCAGCTGGTGAACTACGATCGCAATCAGCGTCTGCTCATGGAAG from Pseudomonadales bacterium carries:
- a CDS encoding bifunctional acetate--CoA ligase family protein/GNAT family N-acetyltransferase, whose amino-acid sequence is MSIRNLDALYRPRSVALIGASRRPGSIGSVVARNLLHSGFDGPILPIHPRHQAIEGVLAYPDVASLPVTPDLAVIATPAATVPGLVAQLGERGTRAVVVISAGFGTQQTLDGKSLKQALLDASRPHLLRIVGPNTLGILSPNHALNASFAHLSPDPGHLAFVTQSGAIVTSVIDWAKSRGIGFSHLVSLGDMADVDFGDMLDYLAADPKTSAIMLYIEGIRHTRKFMSAARAASRVKPVIVVKAGRHPEGARAAASHTGALAGADAVYDAAFRRAGMLRVTSLEQLFTATETLADVKRPRGDRLAIITNGGGMGVLATDELLLQGGRLATLSDAAVTALNGVLPVIWSKRNPVDIIGDAPPERLAEAVRVLLEHAADFDALLILNCPTAVASARDCAEAVVTATQGARAGIPLLTAWVGEETARHGRSVLNDAGIATYDTPGHAVSAFMQLVNYDRNQRLLMEVPPSVPVEFEPDIDRVTGVLDRQSGTGADLWLSEADAKEILEAYGIPVVQTYVVTTPEQAGRVAEDIAGPVALKILSADITHKSDSGGVILDLQGADATTRAAERMQTQIASAIPEAVLSGFTVQPMIHRPGAHELIVGMHLDEQFGPVLLFGQGGTAVEVINDRALGLPPLNMRLARDLIENTRVSRLLHGYRNRPAADMDAIAMVLLRLSQLVVDFPELVSLDINPLLADERGVIALDARILLAFERRSGHSNPFQGTDHLAIRPYPKTLETTLTLDSGRTFHVRPILPEDEPALLASFRNLNPEEIRFRFLSPMKALTHQLAARLTQIDFDREMALVLTLPGTPGTTEIYGVVRIAADPDNEQAEFAVIIRHDVTGLGLGTRLMQQIIAYARSRGIHSLWGITLKDNRAMRGLAKMLQFTEQQDPDDSTLVRMSLDLTVSE
- a CDS encoding IS5 family transposase, coding for MKQTTFASAAWDRKGKLTRRERFLREMDAVIPWARLMSLIEPHYPKAGAGRHPHPLERMLRVYFMQNWFNLSDPQAEDSLYDSESMRRFAGIELAEDKIPDESTILRFRHLLEAHDLTEAIFNEVRSLLEERHLLVKSGTIVDATVIAAPPSTKNAQKARDPEMRQGRKGKDWHFGMKAHVGTDRRGIVHSLTTTHAGAADITQLPDLLHGQEREIFGDQAYWKEADRQAALERGIRYRVNRRGTKQRPLTEHQRYLNRCRSKARARGEHAFHVVKRLWGFSKVRYRGLAKNTVRLYTAFALANLYMLRRRLLPREWCLS
- a CDS encoding aminotransferase class I/II-fold pyridoxal phosphate-dependent enzyme yields the protein MKDETLAVHAGYQTEPTTHAVATPIYQTVAYEFDNAQHGADLFNLAVPGNIYSRIMNPTCDVLEQRVAALEKGIGALAVSAGSAAINYAILNLAETGDNIVTVPQLYGGTYTLFAHMLPRQGIEVRFAENDSVQALEKLIDDRTRAIFFETIGNPAGNIVDIAAVAAMARSHGVVTIADNTVATPVLLKPVDHGVDIVVHSLTKYMGGHGTTLGGIIVDSGKFPWTEHTQRYTAINNPEPSYHGVVYTQAMGPAAYIARARTVPLRNTGAALSPFNAFQLLQGIETLPLRMERHCENAQAVAEHLQNHAAVDWVRFAGLPGDACHELARRYMQGRASSIMTFGVKGGFAAGVKFYDALKLFKRLVNIGDAKSLACHPASTTHRQLTEQEQKAVGVTPEAIRLSVGIEAIDDILEDLDQALAASR